One genomic region from Xiphophorus couchianus chromosome 21, X_couchianus-1.0, whole genome shotgun sequence encodes:
- the ezh2 gene encoding histone-lysine N-methyltransferase EZH2: MVLTGKRSDKGPACWKRRVKSEYMRLRQQKRFRRADEVKSMFNSNRQKIVERTDTLNQEWKTRRIQPVHIMTSVSSLRASRECTVESGFSEFPRQVIPLKTLNAVASVPVMYSWSPLQQNFMVEDETVLHNIPYMGDEILDQDGTFIEELIKNYDGKVHGDRECGFINDEIFVELVNSMVQYSDNEDDEEEEEQDFKVEKMETCDGKDQLEDGSKDRHVGNESRSNSDANKKFPSDKIFEAISSMFPDKGSTEELKEKYKELTEQQLPGALPPECTPNIDGPNARSVQREQSLHSFHTLFCRRCFKYDCFLHPFHATPNTYKRKNLENLVNTKPCGAECYMYLVQDGMAREYPAGGERAKTPSKRSVGRRRGRLPNSSSRPGTPTVSSETKDTDSEREGSKDDERDNDKDDEDKKDETTSSSEGNSRCQTPVKMKLTCDPEAVDWTGAEASLFRVLIGTYYDNFCAIARLIGTKTCRQVYEFRVKESAIIARAPAEDEDTPPRKKKRKHRLWATHCRKIQLKKDGSSNHVYNYQPCDHPRQPCDSSCPCVTAQNFCEKFCQCSSECQNRFPGCRCKAQCNTKQCPCYLAVRECDPDLCLTCGAADHWDSKNVSCKNCSIQRGAKKHLLLAPSDVAGWGIFIKEPVQKNEFISEYCGEIISQDEADRRGKVYDKYMCSFLFNLNNDFVVDATRKGNKIRFANHSVNPNCYAKVMMVNGDHRIGIFAKRAIQTGEELFFDYRYSQADALKYVGIEREMEIA; the protein is encoded by the exons ATGGTGCTGACAGGGAAGCGTTCGGATAAAGGTCCAGCCTGCTGGAAGAGGAGGGTGAAGTCTGAGTACATGAGGCTCCGGCAGCAGAAACGCTTCAGACGAGCCGACGAGGTCAAG AGCATGTTCAACTCCAACCGTCAGAAGATCGTGGAGCGGACGGACACTCTGAACCAGGAGTGGAAGACGCGGCGGATCCAGCCGGTCCACATCATGACGTCGGTCAGCTCGCTGCGCGCCTCCAGAGAG TGCACCGTGGAGAGCGGCTTCTCCGAGTTCCCGCGGCAGGTCATCCCCCTGAAGACGCTGAACGCCGTGGCCTCGGTTCCGGTCATGTACTCCTGGTCGCCGCTGCAGCAGAACTTCATG GTGGAGGACGAGACGGTGCTGCACAACATCCCCTACATGGGAGACGAGATCCTGGACCAGGACGGCACCTTCATAGAGGAGCTCATCAAGAACTACGACGGCAAAGTCCATGGAGACCGAG aatgcGGTTTCATCAACGACGAGATCTTCGTGGAGTTGGTCAACTCCATGGTTCAGTACAGCGACAACGAGGatgacgaggaggaggaagagcaggactTCAAGGTGGAGAAGATGGAGACGTGTGACGGCAAGGATCAGCTGGAGGACGGCAGCAAGGACAGACATGTCGGCAACGAAA GTCGGAGCAACAGCGACGCCAACAAGAAGTTCCCGTCTGATAAGATCTTTGAAGCCATCTCCTCCATGTTCCCTGACAAAGGATCCACCGAGGAGCTGAAGGAGAA GTACAAGGAGCTGACGGAGCAGCAGCTTCCCGGCGCTCTCCCTCCTGAATGCACGCCGAACATCGACGGCCCAAACGCTCGCTCCGTCCAGCGGGAGCAGAGCCTGCACTCCTTCCACACGCTGTTCTGCCGCCGCTGCTTCAAATACGACTGCTTCCTCCACC CTTTCCACGCCACGCCAAACACCTACAAGCGTAAGAACCTGGAGAACCTGGTGAACACGAAGCCGTGCGGCGCCGAATGCTACATGTACCTGGTGCAG GACGGGATGGCGAGGGAGTATCCGGCCGGCGGCGAGCGCGCCAAGACGCCGTCTAAACGCAGCGTGGGCCGGCGCCGCGGGCGACTGCCCAACAGCAGCAGCCGGCCCGGCACGCCCACCGTTTCCTCGGAAACCAAAGACACGGACAGCGAGCGCGAGGGGAGCAAGGACGACGAGCGAGACAATGACAAGGACGACGAGGACAAGAAGGACGAGACGACCAGCAGCTCAG AGGGGAACTCTCGCTGCCAGACGCCGGTGAAGATGAAGCTGACCTGCGACCCGGAAGCTGTTGACTGGACTGGCGCCGAGGCGTCTCTGTTCCGGGTTCTGATCGGGACGTACTACGACAACTTCTGCGCCATCGCCCGCCTCATCGGCACCAAGACCTGCAGACAG GTTTACGAGTTCCGGGTCAAAGAGTCGGCCATCATCGCCCGGGCGCCGGCCGAGGACGAGGACACGCCCcccaggaagaagaagaggaagcaCCGGCTGTGGGCCACGCACTGCAGGAAGATCCAGCTGAAGAAAG ACGGGTCGTCCAATCACGTGTACAACTACCAGCCGTGTGACCATCCGCGGCAACCCTGCGACTCGTCCTGCCCCTGCGTCACCGCGCAGAACTTCTGCGAGAAGTTCTGCCAGTGCAGCTCCGAGT GTCAGAACCGCTTCCCGGGTTGCCGGTGCAAAGCCCAGTGCAACACCAAGCAGTGCCCCTGTTACCTGGCGGTGCGGGAATGCGACCCGGACCTGTGCCTGACCTGCGGTGCCGCCGACCACTGGGACAGCAAGAACGTGTCCTGCAAGAACTGCTCCATCCAGCGCGGCGCCAAGAAG CACCTGCTGCTGGCGCCGTCCGACGTGGCCGGGTGGGGAATCTTCATCAAGGAGCCGGTCCAGAAGAACGAGTTCATCTCCGAGTACTGTGGAGAG ATCATCTCTCAGGACGAAGCCGACCGCCGAGGGAAGGTTTACGATAAATACATGTGCAGCTTCCTCTTCAACCTCAACAACG ACTTCGTTGTCGACGCCACGAGGAAAGGCAACAAGATCCGCTTCGCCAATCACTCTGTAAACCCAAACTGCTATGCAAAAG TGATGATGGTCAACGGGGATCACAGGATCGGGATCTTCGCCAAGAGAGCCATCCAGACCGGAGAGGAGCTGTTCTTCGACTACAG GTACAGCCAGGCCGACGCCCTGAAGTACGTCGGCATCGAGCGCGAGATGGAGATCGCCTGA